Part of the Benincasa hispida cultivar B227 chromosome 12, ASM972705v1, whole genome shotgun sequence genome is shown below.
ACTAAAAGACAAAAGTAAATTATGAAGATTATTCTACCAACAACGAGATTAGGATTCATTTGTTGTCCAACAAGCTAAACCAACTGCCACATATTATGAGATGAACAATGTAACGAAACTGAATCTCTCATTGAGTCCTATAAACAAAATTTCTTTTGCCACTTATTTCACTAAAGTTTATACATATTTCTCTTTGGTCAACAACCACACAACTGTTAGGTTGTTTGACTCCACCACCAAAAATAATTGTACAATCGAAACACCGGTCCATGATCCAACCACAATCGCATTACAAATAACATATCAATAGAGTTAGAAAAATAAAGAGATGGGAATGGTATCGTTTACCTCTTCGTTGTATACGATAGAGTCGAGTGGTTAAACGATGTAAAGACAAACCTTATCGTTTACCTCGTCGTACTACACGATGGAGCCTCAGAGCTTACACGATAGTAAAATGAGTTATCGTTTACCTTATCATTGTATACGACAGGATTCAAGCGCTACACAATAGAGGCTGTTGTTAACCTTTTCACTGTATACGACAGGATTTAAGCGCTACACGATAGAGGCTATTGTCTACCTTTTCGTTGTATGCGATGGACACCGAACACTAAATGATGAACGATGTATTCAGTCGTTTAGCTGATCGTAGTACACTATGGAATCAAATTACTAAATGATAGACAAAGAGATTTTCAACTTCGCCTATTCGTATTCCTGTATTGGAAAGAGGCAGCATGCTCGATTTATACACTAttccccattttagggattcaaagaattaaaaaaaattatataccaAACGTCTAATAAAATGAGGACACATGGTCCAATACATGAAGAAAGAATATTTGTTTGTTATCATCCAATTCTAATAGAAATCTGgagcattaaaagaataaattttcaTGACTCACCTTAGTGACATGGCAATCTCAAGCTAAAGGATTTTCTTGATTTCTTCTAGATCGCTGATGTGGCATATTCTCTAACAAATAGATCTTACAACGCTTACCCTTGCACCCAATTAATATGACTCTTACACTCCTCTGCGTCCTACACGACAATGCCAACCATTGGACttcaaataaatatattgaaagAAAAAGGTCGTGTAGGACCTAAGTGAGGGCCAGGGGTAGATTGTGTAAAAGGCTGTAGAATCGGGAGAAAAGCCAATGATGTtacttaaattaaatgaaatcaaaTAATAACGAGATTTTCTGAAATATCTGACCCACACCCTATCATCCCACTCCCTCACGCTCCTCTGCATTTCAATCAGATTCTCTTCCGTAGTCCATTTTCATTCTTTACTAAATACCATATCAATTTTCAtaacattatatttttttatctttccgtttttatttttattttttatttggtgtctaaatttcaaattattattcttttactttttttatttttattttgagtcatacatttcaaaatttacactattttaatttattgatacCAGTCACTAAATCATTTTtcatcattattaaaattaaatttcaaattttcatttcataattattttagattaattaacTTACTAAAGATCAAAATGAGGTTGGAGAAAACTCTTAAATACTATTTGGGATATTGAGTTGAGATAAGATGACTAAAGTTTATACATTTGtgaagttcatatgtctgtgtttgggatgTAGATTTACTTGACTTGAACTTATATATCTGTGTTTGGGTTGGAGAGTTGAATTCATATGTTTGGAATATCTAGTGTAGtttttttaaactctaaataatatgattttactattttttttttgtatattgcaattttttcttttaattgttaGAACTTTGCAttgctttctttatttcttttttgggcaatgaacaacaattaacccgTTATATTTCTGGTAGAAGTATGTTAAATAAAATGTTACCCCAAAGATAAATCAAAACTCTTGATTCCTAATTTTCTTcgtgaatttcattatcattatcttcttcttcatgtCGTTGCTCTAAACTTTTAcgatttaatgatttttttaattaaatctctttCATCATCTTAGCAACCAATATATagttcttcaacaatttcattttcaattcctctaaatttggaggatcattagagaaaattttctatttttcactaattcttacTAGAAAATATTAcacaaaaaaaattcattttatgtttcttttacttactttcttttaaatattCTGAGCATTcttttgatatgtgaattcgattaaatagaaatattttttttacaattttttacgtataaatattacacttaatgtaaataaaataatatatttatatataatcaacaaccctacaacatactttaacaatcATGATGCTTTCActggagtttgtagttggaggtgattgtcggagcctgaagttggaaggtggtattggagttggttgtcgaagttcatcatcggaggtggtttttAAATTCTGGTGTTGGTCGGGCGAAGGTGGTCGccgaagttgatcatcgaagatgatttttgccaAAGATTATAGTCGGAGCCTGAATGTTAATCGCATGAATGTGATATTaggttggttgtcgaagtttgtcatcagaagtggttgtcgaagccctGAGTGGGTCATTGAAGTTGCTCGTTCAAAGGTGGTCATTGAAAGTGTTTTTCATTGGAGTtttgtagttggaggtggttgttggagcctacGAAGGTGGTTATCgaagttggtcgtcggagtttgTTGTCGGAGCCCGAAATTGGTCATTGGAGTTGGTAGCGCGAAGATGGTTGTCAGAGTTCAGTCAATGGAGGTGGTTGTTAAAGCTCGaaattggttgtcggagttagTCGTGTGAAGGTTGTTGATACCtggagttggtcatcggagGTGGCTGTCGAAACCCAGATTTCGCCATTGGAGTTTTCATTGGAGGTGGTTATCGGAGTCCGGAATTAGTTATTGGAATGTGACAGTGACCGGTGGATGAAgccattgaaaatattgaaagaaGGGAGAATTGGGTTGATAAAACTGTAGAGTATTGAAATCTATGCattaattgaaataaattcaggacaatgttttttttttctagattaAGAAATGAAACTAAAACAAACTCGAGAAATTACAGCAAATCACAACAAAATTTCCCGTACAATACAATACTTTAATTCAGGTCCATTAACTTTTGCTTTATagctatttaatttttttttttaaattaaatttataattacttCTCTCACTTATGATTTCTTTTGTCATCtactatttacaaatatttttcaaaatccaaatgTAGGTCATACAACATTTTAGGCATGAAATTTAGGCGAATAGtaacaaaaatctaaaaaatattgcCATTTCACTatgagttaaaaagaaaaatgataaattacaAGTGTAGTAAGTATGGTAAAtgggtaaaagaaaaaaattgaagggCGTGGGATAAAGAAAGTAAGGCACGTGCGAGGTAGTACAGTCACCGACGCGCCCCAAAATGTGTTTGACTCGGGCTGTTCTGTTCCCTTtcccatttttcttatttatttatttctaattccttcttcttcatcacTTCCCGTTTCTTCTCTCAAATTGATCCCTCTCTCATGGCCgcaaccaccaccaccaccgccgCAGCTCCGGCCACCGATAATTCATAAACCCCAAATGGGCAAAGCCTTGAAATGGTTTCGCGGCCTTCTCGGTCTTAAAAAATCCGATCCCTTTATCACACCTTCTCCTAATTCTAAGCTCAACCCCAAATGGCACTTCGCTAAGTCCTTCAAAGACAACGACAAACCTCACCACCATGACGCCGCCGCCGTCTCTGCCGTTGTCAAGCACACCGCCACTCGACGGACCCTACCCACCACGGACCTCGACTCTGCCGCCACCAAAATCCAGGCTGCATTTCGTGGATTTCTGGTTTGTCTCTAAGTTATTACTTTACCCGTGATTCGAACCATAAATCTCCCGATTGTTAATTTACCTTTATAAAAgtagagtttttattttttatttttaaattataatgtttTAATTAGTTGAACAAGGGAATCTCAACTTTCTTTCCCACATTATCATTAAGCTCTCACTTTGGCTAATTAGTAATTACCTTTTATATAATGCTTTTAACTtctttaatttagaatttagaagGAATAAGATACAAATTATTATTTCAAAGTGGACCGTTTGATTGTAATAgaaatttttactttttcttataTAATGTGAAAAGTCGAAAATAGGAGTGAACTATATCTATGATATATATTTGGATACATCTTTATGTATTtcctctttaaaaaaattaaaatattttaaagaaagaaaagtttgtgtatttttttctatttatctgGGTCGAAATTTAACTTCTTTAATCTCAAATGTACCCCAAAAATggatttttgttatttgttgcattttgttaaagaaaaataaaatttgtgaaTAGGTTTGAAGTCAAAATTGAGATACATACAACCCTATATTTAGGGAGCAAATTTGCAAATTCAACCATTTCATTCTCTCTATTATTTGGTTTAGAatctcaactaattaattattaaatctcGATCCTTTTCACATTGGGATTACCAAAAAGCatccttcttttttttgtttctttcaatCGTAGCTGTTGGGTGTGCTACACACTCAAATCTCTCCACGCATAAGTCACAtctcaaatcaaataaaaaacattaaaaaaaataattaataaacacTATAGCGAAGAAATTAGGtcctctttttttattattatacaaGATTATAAATAAAGTTTTGGACTTCAACGAGGGAAATGTGAAATGGGAACGGATTTTGTTACATTGGAATATGAAAGTCTCTTGAGGACGACGTCGTTTTCGTAGTAGTACAAAGTATCACAGTGATTGTATAAAACGGTGTCGTATTATCTCTTCATATGAAAAAACCGTGCGGGACCCTCTCCACAATTCTGCCACCCGTCCTTTCAAATCTCCCTTCCAATGTAAGGTGTGAAGGACCTTTCACCATATTAATGCCTCAGATTCTCTCCTTTGTActttacatttatttatttatttattttttttaaaaaagggtaaaaaaaaaaaaaaaaaaggaaaagttcAGGTTGTACATGATGAGTGTTGCTATTTTTGAATGCTGTATCTTCAATTTACTCTCTgaattttactttttcttctttccttaaaaaataaaatccattTTGAAAAGTTCCCCTTTTCTTTTATCATTTACAAAAGTGGtactttttttcttcctttggaTATGAGGAAGACCCatctcttttcttcctttccAAACTCTATTGGAGGAAAGCttggtttattttcaagaaaaaaaagttttttttacctTCTATGGTAAAGGACTTACCTTTCACATTTTTTAACACTAACCCATGTGAAAATATTTAGAATTTTAGGGACCCAATTGAGATATTGTAATAATTGAGGTGTCAAACCCTAAAAAATGAAGCTAACGGTTGTTCTTGTTGCATAGAGAGATCAGATTGTAAGAGATGTCTAGTGGGGTTGGTTTGTCTGATTAGGTGGAAATGGAATTAGGCCCTCTATTTGGCTATAGTTTGAACTTTGAAGTCATCTTTCTTTTGGATTTACAGGGAAAATGTTATTCAGTATTGGAATAAGCCCTTATTGAAATTTTGGGTTGGTTAGGAGTATTTAATGCTTTTGTTGTACTGAACTGGAAAAACCTTGGCTCTATGGAAGTATGTATGGCTTTCTGTAATGTCTCTGTCTTCTTCACGTTTTGCCAGGATTTCTTTAACCTGTGAAGTCTTTAATATCAGTTCAATATCATTTaatttcctttgtttttttgttttttttttttccattattttctcTGTATAATTTTATGAAGGCAAGGAAGGCTTTGAGGGCACTAAGAGGGTTGGTGAGACTACAGGCATTGGTTCGAGGTCATATCGAGAGAAAGCGGACAGCCGAATGGATACAGAGGATGCAGGCGTTACTAAGGGCACAAGCACGGGCACGAGCAGTGCGGAGTCGATCTTCTTCCGAGCTCTTGCATTCAGATATCAAATTTTCCAGCTTCTCTCCTATGGTAAGtcagtttaattctctcatttggAGTTTGCAGCACTATCAAACATGGGtagattgtttaaattttgtttgttttgtaggatcCTGTTACCCCAGAAAAATTTGAACACAGCCCACATACTAAGAGCACTAGGTTTAAACAGATGCAGAGGAGTGGCTCAAGATTTACAACTGTTGATGCTGAGAAGATCAATAAGATCCTTGAAATTGAGAATGAAAAAACTCACTTCAAGTTGAAACCCAAGAGTCTCTTTAGTTCCATCAAGCTTGCTTTATCTTCTGATGTGCCTTCAAAAGAGCCTGCAACTGCAACTTATCATCATGGTTTTCCCAGTTCATTTTCCAGTGAAACCCAATGCTTTAGTCCATTTAAATTCTCTCATGAAGTTGAGGAGAGCTCTTTCTTTTCTGTCTCATCAAGGGGTGCTACTACAAAGAAAAGCCCATTCACCCCGGCCAAGAGTGACAGTACGAGGAGCTACTTCAGTGGTGACTCGGAATATCCAAATTACATGGCCTGCACTGAATCTTCAAGAGCCAAAATGAGATCTCATAGTGCTCCGAGACAGCGTCCTCAGTACGAGAGATCGGGTTCTGCTAAGCGAGGTTCTGTATACCTCGGGGAATCGAGATTAACTGCACAGCAGGTATCAACATTGCAGTCCAATTTTGTTGGGAAAGCCTACCCCGGTTCTGGTCGACTCGACAAACTCGGGATGCCTGTGGGTTACAGATACTGATGCCTCTAATAACTCTCTCCTCTTCACTCCCTTCTACTTCACAAGAGTAGTAGCCTTATCTTGCTAACTTATATTAGTAGTCAGTCCTAATAATGAAAATGTGAAGATCAGATTGAACTTTGAGACCTGGAACCGAACAAGTTTATAATTCTAGAACTGGAAAGACATCACTGTTTCTAAATTTTTCATGTTAGTAGTTTCAATTTACATGGTAATGTATGTTTTGCTGTTCTCATTCCCACTCAATTTGCAAATAGTTTTAGAAGAAACACAGAATACCAGAACACTCCAAGGTGATAGGAATAAGAATCAGAGGAAATAATCAATCATATTAATCTGAAATAGAATACGATCTCTGCTGCAAACAATTGTAAAGACAAAGCGggaaaagaatatataaaaaaaccTCATAAACTATTCATATACATGGAGCCAAAAGCAAACTAAAACCTGAGAGACTAAAAAGTGAAGTTTAGAAGTGTAACTATGTACACATAAACCAAAAGTGATTAATTTCCACAGTCCCATCTTGAGGTTGGCACACAACTTAAGTAATGGCACCAGCTGCAGTGCTTGTTTCCATTCTCTCCTCTGAACAGCATCACCATGCCCACAGTAAGGCTGCAACAAATATCAAACTGAATTAGGTTACTCCAATTCAGACGTGTTGTCAACAAGAAGCATTCGAAGTTTTGATGGTTAAGTAACAAATACTACTACATGAAATAGTAAGGGTTGTAAGCTTTTACCCAGCAACTAGTAGAATTGCAGCAGCAAGCCAGAGAATATACTGATAAGTTTTATACTTAGGTACACGTTGAGCATCAGGTGGGAGATAGTGGCGCTCTGTCCACTTGAACTGTGGACGGACAAGCAACACGAACCCGAGAAGGAACCCTGTTAAGAATCCTCCAATGTGGGCAAAGTTGTCGACATGAGGTAGAATTCCAACTGCCAAGTTAATAACAACGATGACGATGAGGGTGAAGAGTGCAGCAGCCTACAAAAacacaattaatttttttagctATTGAACACATCACAACAACACAGATAAAACcattaaaaacacaaaaattcaGCGTCGAAGTTGATGCCTGCCAGCCAACCTTATTGGTATAAATCGTCCAGTTCGTCAAAAGCTCGGATAGCATAGCTCCCAGAAGTCCAAAGAGAGCACCAGAAGCACCAACAGAAATATTGTTTTGGATGAACAGGGAAGACATTACACTCCCACCAACTCCAGCCACGAGATATATTATCCCAATACGCACTGCAAAAACGGATATAAGATGTTTAGATGGGAAAGGAAGTTGAAAAATTCAAACTCAGCTGAAAATATCCTACATAATCATAAAAGCTGTACCCACAAAGATCACCTTAGTTAACCATATAAATGTTTATAACTAACTACATCAATACATGTTCAACAAAGAAATTGTAACTTATGTCTCAACTTCGAGGGTATAAATTTCGGCAGATATTCAAGTTTACTGTTGATTGTATTCTAGTACTAATACAATTTACTGAGCCGTACAGAACATGATACAAAATATGACAAGATTTTGAAAAGTTACAAGAGACATACCAAATCCAAATTGCTGCTCCAGGCGGATCCCAATCAGAACCAAACTCAACATATTAGCAAGAAGATGAATGATTCCAGCATGCAACCAGATACAGGAGAAAAGTCTCCATCCTTGATGCTCATGAACAACCTTATCCCACTTCAAAGCTCCCAATTTCACCAATCTGCAGAGTAAAAAATTTCTTTAAGGCAAATGAATTCAATTAAGAGGGAATGAAGGATCAAACCCTGAAGCACAAAAACGGCAATAGGATCCAATCCAAAGAATTTTTCcatattgaaattgaaaaaacgTTTTGAGTATTGTGTAACAGTATTATAACATCAACTGCCATCGACCCACAAATGAAACCAATATGCAAAGGGGGGAAAGATTCAGAAATTCATGTATAATGTTCGAGATATCACTAAATTTTATACCACAAGGGCAAAATGACACTCTAAAATTATGGAGCATACagaatcaaacccatgtagaaACACTCTAAATTAAAGAACCAAAcgcaaaacaaagaaataaagaagaaacaGGCAGAATCAAACCCATGGACACTGATGAAAGactctcaatccaaaaattATTGTCTTATGTTCTAGATATCACTATCACTAATTGTAGACATCTTATCATGGCATGACAAAACTCAATTTCGACGCATACAGAATCAAACCAATCCGTCTCAAATCAGAACGCAAAACTAAGatgcaataaagaaaaacagAGCAGAATCAAACCCATGGAGTTTGGAGAAACACTCACAATCCAGAAATTCATGTATTAAGTTCGAGATATTACTAATTCTAGACATCTTAATCAAAAGGGCAAAACGAAACTAAAAAATTCTGGAGCATACAGAATCAAACCCTCAGAGAGACACACTGAAACCAAAACAGAAAACACAAAACTGAAACGAAATAAAGAGAAAACAGAGCAAAAGAAGAGATATACGTATTGGAAGAAGGTCCCAACAGTGGATTCTCCTTGAGAGGCTGAAACGAAAATCGCCCAAGAAAACCAGCCACACACTTATCTCTAAAACCGAGATTGGAATTGGGGCAATCATTGACGTACATGACCACAATGAACATAGCAATATTAGCCACAACAAACATAGGAACCAACCATGGCGTCCATTGCTTCTCAGAAGTCTCTATGTAGTAAGGAGAAGTTGAATAGTTGCCATTTGGGTTAGTATTGGGTGGATTCTTAGCCGCTCCTCGTTCAAGATCTTGATTCGACATCGTCCCCTCTGTTGTTTCTCTGTTTCACTATAGTAAAGCTTAGGTTTCTCAATGATGGAGATGGAAATTGAAGGGTTTTTTCTTGAACAAATTTCTAATGGGTATTTGTACTTTTCTAAATTGATTGAGGAATTTGGTTCGTTCTTTCTCTATATATGCAGCAGGCGGTGGTTCAGGTGGTGGAACGGGGAGAGCTCTGCAAATTATTATTCCATCGAAACGGGGGGGGACGAAATTACGAATGTACCCCTCTGTGGAAAATGAAGAATCGTAGAAAGAAGGGAATTTTCTTCTGGAAAGTTGGTTTGATTTTGGCCATAACACGTTTTTGAGACGTCATTTTGGAACAAATATTCTGCTTTCCTCCTCgctttaattattttacatattaggaaatatatacatttttttaggtaaaatataagaaaattaaatctaatgtATTTAAgacaagttttaaaatttaaatacgtTTTAAAGTGTAAAAATTTTgactctgttttttttttcgcaATATGTGTGATAGAACGTGggaatttgattttt
Proteins encoded:
- the LOC120067238 gene encoding protein IQ-DOMAIN 14-like, with the translated sequence MGKALKWFRGLLGLKKSDPFITPSPNSKLNPKWHFAKSFKDNDKPHHHDAAAVSAVVKHTATRRTLPTTDLDSAATKIQAAFRGFLARKALRALRGLVRLQALVRGHIERKRTAEWIQRMQALLRAQARARAVRSRSSSELLHSDIKFSSFSPMDPVTPEKFEHSPHTKSTRFKQMQRSGSRFTTVDAEKINKILEIENEKTHFKLKPKSLFSSIKLALSSDVPSKEPATATYHHGFPSSFSSETQCFSPFKFSHEVEESSFFSVSSRGATTKKSPFTPAKSDSTRSYFSGDSEYPNYMACTESSRAKMRSHSAPRQRPQYERSGSAKRGSVYLGESRLTAQQVSTLQSNFVGKAYPGSGRLDKLGMPVGYRY
- the LOC120067239 gene encoding RHOMBOID-like protein 2, whose protein sequence is MSNQDLERGAAKNPPNTNPNGNYSTSPYYIETSEKQWTPWLVPMFVVANIAMFIVVMYVNDCPNSNLGFRDKCVAGFLGRFSFQPLKENPLLGPSSNTLVKLGALKWDKVVHEHQGWRLFSCIWLHAGIIHLLANMLSLVLIGIRLEQQFGFVRIGIIYLVAGVGGSVMSSLFIQNNISVGASGALFGLLGAMLSELLTNWTIYTNKAAALFTLIVIVVINLAVGILPHVDNFAHIGGFLTGFLLGFVLLVRPQFKWTERHYLPPDAQRVPKYKTYQYILWLAAAILLVAGLTVGMVMLFRGENGNKHCSWCHYLSCVPTSRWDCGN